The following coding sequences are from one Nicotiana tabacum cultivar K326 chromosome 1, ASM71507v2, whole genome shotgun sequence window:
- the LOC107823141 gene encoding oleosin G-like: protein MSDQQRELHRSTPSYESLRFMAAGTLGAVLLGLSSLTFAGTVIFLILVTPFLIMASPILVPAVIIHVLISAGFLFSGGSGTGALAAMFWMYRNVRGENLFGADQLDFARMRIASKAWVMKERAKEGGQSVQNKAQETTQA, encoded by the coding sequence ATGTCTGATCAGCAGAGAGAACTCCATAGATCAACTCCAAGTTACGAATCCTTGAGGTTCATGGCAGCAGGAACACTTGGTGCTGTTTTGTTAGGCTTGTCCAGTCTGACCTTTGCAGGGACAGTTATATTTCTGATCCTTGTTACCCCATTCCTTATCATGGCCAGCCCAATTCTTGTCCCGGCTGTGATAATTCATGTCCTGATCAGCGCCGGTTTCTTGTTCTCTGGCGGGTCTGGCACAGGGGCATTAGCTGCGATGTTCTGGATGTATAGAAACGTCCGCGGGGAAAACCTATTTGGGGCAGACCAACTTGATTTTGCTAGGATGAGGATTGCAAGCAAAGCTTGGGTTATGAAGGAAAGAGCTAAAGAGGGTGGACAATCTGTGCAGAACAAGGCTCAAGAGACTACTCAAGCCTAA